Proteins encoded by one window of Glycine soja cultivar W05 chromosome 15, ASM419377v2, whole genome shotgun sequence:
- the LOC114385672 gene encoding S-protein homolog 5-like has protein sequence MKFVASVYLTLCLASSFIMMMATVQRARLLFATNEYYVRVINGFSDNSSVPLVIWCASEEMDLGGRALQEHDDFSWVMRPNFWSSNRMKCTMKWDNTRKSFEAFKASRDTDRCGIHRMCSWMVTQDGFYFSNDEVNWRKDFLW, from the coding sequence ATGAAATTTGTGGCGAGTGTTTACCTCACACTGTGCCTAGCCTCTTCTTTTATCATGATGATGGCCACAGTACAAAGGGCAAGGTTGTTGTTTGCGACAAATGAATACTATGTTCGAGTGATCAATGGTTTCAGTGACAATTCCTCTGTGCCTTTGGTGATTTGGTGTGCTTCGGAGGAGATGGATCTTGGAGGGCGTGCTCTGCAGGAGCACGATGATTTCAGCTGGGTGATGAGGCCGAATTTCTGGAGCAGCAACCGCATGAAGTGCACGATGAAATGGGACAACACGAGGAAGAGCTTCGAGGCGTTTAAGGCTTCCAGGGACACTGATCGCTGTGGGATTCATAGGATGTGTTCTTGGATGGTGACTCAAGATGGGTTCTATTTCAGCAATGATGAGGTTAATTGGAGGAAGGATTTCTTGTGGTGA